The DNA sequence TCACCCAACTGAACGAAAGGGAGATCGCGATCATCGATGGCTTCCATTCTAAGTGTTTGAAGGACATTTTCGTATCCATCCTGTGAATCGGAGTCATTCATCAACATCTCCGGGAGCGCTTTCTTTTTCCCACGGATGTGATCCCCAAGCATTTGTAATAGGCTCCACCAGTGATGCAGCATATAATTCCCTCAATGAGTCTGACGGATTCGAGGCAACTGGAAGAAACTCGGTAAATCTCAACTGATCCAATCTTTTCAGGCTTCCAGCAACAGCGACTGTGGTAAACACTTGATCAACAAGGTAAGCACCAAAGAGCCGTCGAATGTAATCGCCAAGTGGATGTCCCTCATCCACCAATGTTAATTCACAAAGAATTGCGTAGTCCTGTAATGGCAAAGTGCGAAGAACATTCATGAATCGTCGAACGGCCTGCCCTTGTACCAATTCTTCCTTTATCTCACTCAGCTCCAACTCCTTTATATTACCGCCAAGAGTAGTTTCTAATGCATCAACAAGTTCGTGAATAGTATGGCACACGTCTGAATTGTCAGGAACAAAAAGCAATGTGCGATAGACAGTCTCAGCATCGATAAGTCTGTGCTTGGGCAAGTACCTGAAAAATCCTCGCAGAAGCTTCGTCTCCCGCCGGAAATTTTCTTCATCTTGTTCCACATCTGGCTTATCTGACATGAGAACAATAAATGCGCGGTGTGATTTGTAGATATCACGTGCAACTTCCTGTGATTCTTTCTTGCCCCTCTTGAGATCGTAGTCCAAGAACACCACGCTTAGGCCATCCACACCTTCCAATGCTTCTTTCGATGCGAATGTTTCGACCTTTACTCGCGGAAATAGTTTGATTCCTTCAATGATAGCGTTCAGGTCACTCCGCCGTCGGTTGAAGTCAGCGAAAACATTACTAATCTCCTGAGAAATTGCTTTGAACTGGTCTTGAGAATCAAATAGTGCAGCGACTTGCTCATCTGAGATGGAATTTGGGTCTTGAGTAACAATTCCTGTCGTGGTGAGGAGCAAGTCGGTTAACTCTTGCTCGTCGGTAACTTCACACAGTGCTTGAAGGTCGCTGAACAGACCACACAAATCATCATAGCAGTAGTCGAACGTGGCACGGCGATCGCGTAGTTTCTCCCCAGTTGCACTCGATACGAGGTAGTCGATGTGTCCACTGAACCTGACATCCTTTGTGCCGTTCTTGCGCTCCACTAACTCAAACTGAGTCTCAAGGATCCCGTGAGATCTCTCCGTTAATATCTCGTTCATTCGGGGAACAGGCACTCGTTGCCCGTTGAACTTTAGTGTTACAGAGATTCGTCGGCTACTTATGAAGGGATCGAGGAGCCTCGCGATATCATCATTGGCGATTTCGGCCAACTTGGAGTAGGACCAGTTTTCGTGTAGGCGCGAAATCCAGATCATCGTCCCCCGTTTTTCCCCAGCACCGATTTTTTCTCCTTTTTTAGGTTCAACATCAACATCTTCGATTAGCTGTCCAAGTTCATCACCAAAGTCATCCCAATTAATTTCAAGCACATTCCAATACTGGTCTGCTTCAGAAGCGGTACGCACCCAGAGGTGTTTTCCCAACCGCATTGTCGACAGACGACCAATTCCCTTTTCTCCGAGAATTGTCTTGTTTGAATTGAGTCGTTCGAGTTTTCGATGCGGGGTTCCAACGGTCAGATAATTGGTATCTAGATCTTCAAGTGACATGCCGTGGCCGAAATCGGTGAAACTAATCGAGTTCGCGTCCAGCAATAGCGATGCAAGTTCATCCAGATCGCAGGTGGCTTCGACATCACCAAGCCATTCCACGATGCCTTTAGCTGTCGGTTCCGCATTCTCGCGGATCAGGTTCTTCGTCCGCGTCAATGTCTCAGCAGCGACGTCACGTCCTTTATCGCGGCGTTGGACGTCAGGCGAATCTGTTTCTCCAACATTGGAGATTTGATCCAAAATCGATTCAACAGTCTCAACTGGGAGGCGACTAACAACATCGACAAGAACTCTCTTGGAGCCAGCATCGAAAGCGTTTTTGATCAACTCGTAAAACGCAATCCCATCGGAGCTGATTAGCTCACCCCCGAGTTGCAGAATCGTCCGGGCTGTCACTTTGAATGGCATGTCTAACTCTTAACCCCTAGAACTGAGGGTAGATGTGTCAATATGACTTGCGACGCTACAGCGACTGCTAAACTGGGATTCTCTTCAAATAGGCGTTCCATTTTGTTTGTCAGTGCTGCTGCCTGTTTGTTATTAGGTATCTCTACGACGCAGCTCGCCTCCTCACCGCTTACCTGCAGAATGCCGATGCGCATTGACTGACGATTTGGGGTCACCGAATCTTGGACAACCAGACGCCTTGGTTGATCTTCCTTGAGTTGCTTGGCATTGCTGAATCAACTAATCGCAATGGTCAACTGCTGGATGAGAAAGGCAAGTTCTATCCGTTAGTATTCCAGCCGTATCGGAGAATGATGCTGCGGAACATCCTGTACAACAATCAGATCATGCCCTACATCCTTGACAAATTTCCGGATGACAGTCGCGCTTGGCGAGAGTGGGAAACATGGATGAAGGAGAATGCTCGCGGGATCGTCGAACGTGACTTTAGTTACATCGCAAAGCGATTTACAAGTTTTGAGGAGTTTACGAAACTGATCGCGATGCTCCGTTCGGCGACCGTCGAAAGTGAATCAAATCGGCGGTGGTCCTCGAGATTTCTCTTTCCATTTGGTGAAGAATGCCTTTACGAAGATGTCCGAGTCACAAACAAGGGAACCCCATCTCGTGAGTACATCAATTTTGGCCGTACTGGTGAATTGCTCTACCTGATGCTCTGCAGATCGACGTCAGCCGATCAACTGAAGCCACACCTTGCCGGCGTAGTCACAAGTAAGAATCCTTGGAATGCCTTAGTCGCACAACTCCAGCATGGCAAGCACGATTATACTGATCCAAAAGGAAGGAGTTTTCTGCCATACAAGGCGCACTCTGCATTCGATCTTCTGGGCGAAGATATATTGCATGTGTTTGATCTGAAGTTACCACGTTTCGATGCCTACCCACATATCACGTTGCTGTCAGCACTTCACATAATGTTGTATCAGCTGACCGTTGCACATGAGGTTACAGGAACTGATCGCCCCATCATGGTCTGTGAAATCGTCGCTCCCCGCAAAACACTTGTGCGAGAGCTGTCAATTCAGAGCTTCCAGGCCAACAGTCAGCTTTCGGAACGTGCGATTACTGCGTTTATTGATGTAATCCCAAAATCGGATCAGTGGCAGAACGCCACAATGACTACTGATGCGTACCCCAGGTGCAAGGAATTGCTAAACCACGAAGTCGCTTGGCCCCGTGATGACAGCGATTACGCTGGCCCGCCAGACCCAGATTCGCTAATCAAAAGTCTTCGTCAGAGGGCAATGAACAAGCATCGTCAGAACGCAGGGAACGTTCATCGTTCGTATGGAAGATCAGTCGGACTCGTTTCCAAACGCGGCACTAATAAACTCCGATATGCACCGAACGATGCGTTTCTCAAGGCTCTAATTTTGGCGAACGTGCAAGATCGTCTGGAATTCAAAGCGTTCTTGCGGTTGCTATTTGACCGGTACGGAATCGTGATTGGCGAACGTGAAGCAGAAAGTGTGATGGAAGATACCGACTTCGACAAGAAGGTGTTTCAAGCGAACGCAATCCGATTGGAACAGCGACTTAGTAGCCTCGGAATGGTCAAGCGACTATCAGATGCCTGTGCTTACGTTCTTAATCCTTATGCGGAGGCGAGCCGATGACACCTGCCGAATTGATAGGGGATGTTTTCACTCGACACCTTGACTCAACAATCGAATATGTGAATGACGAAGGCACTGCTCGTTTGATGATCGACCACCTTTCGGCTCATCAGACAATTGAGATTGCGACAGCAGTATTGAATCACAATGTTTTGAAACACATTGTTGAGCTTAAAATCAACAAAGACTTTGTCGGAGAGACTGATCTCCCTAACGAAGTATTGACGACCGACCCAGCAACATACTTCCGAAATTACAAATGCTGTCAGCCGATTCTACTGGTCGCCAGTACCGGTGACGACGAGGACCAATCGCTAAAGGAGTTAGTCCGGATCGGTGCCGATGAATTGAAATCAAGCCCTGATCTTTGGATCGCTGCCGCGAGTGCTGGGTTGGCGATCTCTGATGATCACAAGCAATGGTGGGAAAAAGCAATCACCGGATTATTTGAATTGCGCGTCGTCGCGTTGGAGCGGCTTGCGGAATTCATCGTGCGCACCCGGCAACTAATCAATACCGAGGGGCTACCAATCGGAACGGCTTTAGGGCAAGCCTTACCAGCTCTGCGCTTTCCAAAAGATTCCACCTTCTTTGACAAAATTAGCGAAACCACTCGAACTCACAAGTCGGCATGGAATCGAGAATTTACACGAGTGTATCGCAAGAATGCCTGCTTCTTGGAAAAGCAGACTCCTTCGCAACTCTTACTTAACGAAGAGGATTTGGCAAAGTCGTTTGAAAAGGTGCGGGATGACATCGGCGAACACTTGCACCCGATCATCGAACGATTTATCGCAGCTCCAAGCGGCTGGAATCAAGAATCTGCTGCGTTAGCAAACTGTGAATGGGAGGACGTTCGGCCCCTGTTCGATGGACTTCGTCGAGTGAAGTTGAATTTGGGTGAGGAGACTAAGCAATTCTATGATGAACTCAGCCCCGATTTACTGAGTGAAGAAGACAACGATTACCTCGATCTACTTGCTAAACGCAAGAAACTTGGGGAATCAAACGAGGAAGACCAGGCTTTCTACGAATCACACCGAAACGAGATCAAGGACGAGCGTAAACTCCGATCCGCTTGGGACAAGTTCATTTACGGTCAAGCGAGAGAATGCACTGATTTCGTGGCTGGTTTGGCTGCAGGTATCGAATCCCTATTCAACCAAGCGTCGGAAGCTAAGAAGCGTACACTTTTGATTCGCTGTGACAGCGCGAACAAACGAGACTTGCGAGGCCTGAACATTCAAGCTGGTGAATACTTTGCAACCCGATACGCAGGACTGAAGTCGCTACTGGGCAGCAAGGTGAAATGGGATGTTAGCAAGTTATTTGAATTCCCGGACCTGATTAAAGAGTGGCGAGACAACAAGAAGATCAAACTAAACACGTCACAAGCCAAAAAGGCATTGCAACTCAAGTTCTTTCTGGAGGTCGAAACCGAGACGTCCGAAGGTGCAACCGATAAGTCATCTACTCAGCTCGTATGGTTTTATGATCCAAGTTCGGTCAGCAGTGAATTTGTGGCTGACTGGAAGCGGTTGGTGAAGCACCCGCTCGTTCGATGTCAAACTGGTCTCGATCCGATCAGCTCGAAGGGAATCTATCAGGCGGTCAGCTTATCCGATGTGCGTACTTTTCGACCTTCTTACGACCGAAACAAAGGCTCGTTCGTCGCAGCGTACAATAAAAAAGATGATCTTCAAATTTGTTGGCGCGACAATTTAGCGACGGTGAAATCCAACGGCTTAGTTTCTGACGCAGTCGCAGCAGACTTGGAACAGAAGTTTGACCTGTTTGTCGACGACTACGTCAAGGCAATACAGGGCTTTACCGAGTTGGGAGTCACGGGTGAGGCACTCATAAAGCAGCTTCGATCGTACGCGTCACTGCTGACATCGATCTACACCGACGCAAAAGGGGACAGCAATCGCCAACTACTTCTACGGCCATTATTGGAAATTGGTTCCGTTGCGATTGATACCGACGTTGCGACAGTCGTTGTCGCTCCGTGGCATCCACTGCGGATGGCTGCGATTGCTCGAAAGGCTCAGCTCGTTGGAGAAATCATCCAACGATTGTTGACGGAAAAACAAGTTGAGTTCGGTGACCAACGTCTTTACTTCAAGGAACTGATCCGCGAATTGGAACACCCCTTTTATCCGGAGGTTGTAATCGGATGGATAGAAAATGAAGCGCACTTGCTTTCGGTTACTGATACGGTAGGCGACTATAGCTTACACGAACCTCCGGTTCAGCAGAAGAAACGGATTGCGGCGACGAATGAGAATCCAGCGCCTGCCGCAGCACGAGTCATAGAACTGCTTAATCAGTACGTCAAGCTGCATCCGCATGAGCGGGCGAACTTGTCACTCGTTCTCTTCAACAGCGACTCATCAAAGCTGCCACAAGCCGTCGTAAACAAAATAGGTACTTTGCATGAAGATGACGAAGAGGTTCACTGCCAGATAATTCTGCGTCATACTGAATCCAAGAGACTACGACACCTGTATCAAGAGATAATCGAGTCAGCGGACGAGGACGTTGATTCTTACAGCCCCAGTGAAGCTACGCAAGATTTTCTGGCCAGGCTGAGGATTGGTATTCTCGTCGATCAGGCAGCCCCGCCCGATCCGAAAGATGGCTGCCCTTATGATGTATCGTTCTCACAAGATGTGATTGCTCGCCATGCCGAGCTTGACTGGTGTCTTGAAGCGTATAGCCCTGTTCCGCTCGATGAACTCATTCCACCACGTTGGTCACGTCGTCGTCCAGCAGCGAAAGACGATTTGAAATCCATTGTCTACTTGTGTTGTCCGGTGCAAAGCAAAGAAACTTGGGCGTTTCTTACCGCAGTGACCACTTTCAAGAAAGGGGACTGGGACGGAAATCCAGACGCTCGTCTGTTACCTGTCAGGCAACTTGACTTCAGCAACAGTCAGACTGCTCAAATCTTTGAAGAAACACATAACCTTGCAAACTGGGTTGTAAATTACGATGAACTACTTGATCGGCGACAGTTGCAAAACCAAAGCGTCCGCATCATCCGATACAAGCAATCCGCAACCCAGGGCCGTAACCTTGTGATTTCGTCCAAGGCTAGTTCTGGCTTGCTCAAGACGATGCTCAAGAGCCGTCTTCGCCAGTTGCTTTTAGACTTGAGTGACGAAGATTACGACAAACTAGCTGAGAAGCTGATTGACGATGCTAATGCGATCTCAGGCGATCTCGCTCTTCGAGCAGCAAAGCGAGGCCGAAGTGCTAACGAGTTGATCGGAGTCGTCTTGAGTCGATATTTGATTCGTCATGAGTTTACGGGAGAACGCTACTTCGGATGGTATTTCCTTGATGACTATGCCGAATGGCTTGGTCAACGCGAGGAACAAATTGCCGACCTCATGATAGTCAGCCCAGAAGAATCTGATGATGGTTTGCTAATTTCAATCGTGGTTTCTGAAGCCAAATTCATCAACGATTCTAGTCTGGCCTCGAAGAAAAAAGAGAGTCAAAAGCAATTACGTGACACTGTGCGACGAATCTACGAAGCGTTATTCGGTAACCCCAACCGTCTGGATCGTGAACTGTGGCTTGCAAGACTTTCTGATTTGGTTCTTGATGGCGTTCAGTTTTCCGCAGGACAATCTCCACAAGTCAGTGTGTGGAGGCACGCAATACGCGCCGGTGAATGCAAGATCATGTTACGAGGATACTCGCACATCTTCGTCCATTCTTCAGATTTCTCTGATACAAACTCATTCCCATTGGAGCAGGTTGAGAATTGCTATCAGGAGGTATTCGCCCGCAAAGAGCTTCGTGATTTAATTCTCACGTATTGGAACGATGATAATCCGACAGATGTGCGCAATCGTGAATTTGATTTTCCACCATCAGACGATGACCACAAATTCCTTCCGCCGACATCCGTCAAACGTAAGGTGGATACCATTTCGCGGCGGTCTAGTGCAGGCGACATCAGTGCCCATACACCAAAAAACGCACCTGATAAAATCGAAATGCCAGTTCGGACCAATGAAACTCTAGAAAACAACAGCTCCTTGGAAGTGACTGACAACGGGATCGCTGAAACTATTGTTGATCCAATAGATAGTTCTGATGGGACAATATGGGCTTTTAGTAGCCTAGAGTTAGTCGTCAATCGTCACGTTGAGGAACGTCAAGTTACCGAAGCAGATACAGAGTGGCTGAACCAAACTGTAAAACAAATGAAGACGGGGCTTCAACAGTTCAATTTGCAAGCCAAACTGAAGTCTGAAGCGATGACGCCGAATGCTGCGCTCTTAAAGTTTGAGGGTAGTTCTCACTTAACAATCGATCAGGTTGCCAAGCGTCAGTCAGAATTTATGACCACGCACGGACTGAATATCATTTCAATCCAGCCTGAGCCAGGAATTGTTTCAATCGCAATCGCACGTCCCCAGAGAGAAGTTGTCGACCTTGCTACGATTTGGAAGCAATGGACTCATGTAAAGTGCGATGGTAATCAGAATATCGCCATTGCAGTACAGGAGAACGATGGTTCAATCTTATTCCTTGACCCAAGTCAAAAGCACGCGCCGCACACGCTTATTGCTGGATCAACCGGTAGTGGTAAGTCGGTTTTGATGCAGAACATATTGCTGGGCATTGCTGCGACAAACACGCCGCAACAAGCCGAGATAGTGCTGATTGATCCGAAGCAAGGCGTCGATTACTTCCAATTTGAGGACTTACCACACCTCGGTGGCGGCGTGATTGTCAACGACCAAGAAGCAATTACCCGGCTACAAAAGCTCGTAGTCGAAATGGATTCTCGCTATCTGAGATTCAAAAACGCCCGCGCCAACAATATCACGTCTTACAACGCCAAAGTCGACGCTTCTGATCGGATGCCTACCATTTGGCTTATCCACGACGAATTCGCCGAATGGATGATGGTCGAAGAATATAAGGACGCAGTTTCAACGACGGTCCAGCGTCTAGGAGTCAAAGCCCGTGCCGCAGGCATCTACCTCATCTTTGCCGCCCAACGTCCCGATGCTAACGTGATGCCCATGCAGCTCAGAGCCAATCTCGGGAACCGCCTCATACTCCGCGTTGACAGCGATGGCACGTCCGAGATTGCTCTCGGAGTGAAAGGTGCTGAGAAACTACTCGGCAAAGGACACCTTCTCGCAAAACTTGAAGGCGAATCTAGTCTTATATATGCACAAGTCCCACTCGCATCGGATGATTTCTCAAATGCAATTATTGAAGCCACAATAAAACGATAAAAAACTGCATTATTTCAGTAACCAATTAATGAAGCGTTCTGGCCTACGAGTTCCTTCAACATTTATTATGATAGCAATAGTTATACAAGATGTTCAGTGGGAAGCATGTATTGCTGACTTTAATCAATTCTGGACAGACATTCATGGGTTAGAAAACAAGCTCAAACAATAGTGGTGCATGCTTCGAATGTGGCAAACAGACACCCAACTCCTCTGTAATGCCCTTGCATTTTGACGACACTACGATCTTTGGTCTTTTTGATAATGACGGCTATTTTTGGATCGGTGACCGCGATCCTAAGGCCATTGGGAAGTTGATTCTGCAACGACTGGTTATTGCAGATAAAACAAAAAATCTTTAGTTGGTCAGTCTAGTTCCATGTTTTCTCAGGTCGAGACGACTGCTGCCCCCCCTGACTGAGATATTTGGGGCATAACGAGTAGTGAGGTGATATCGTACTGAGCTATGTGCGAAGTTTGGTGTTCAAGAAAGATCAGTAGATCAAATAAGAGTTATCAGAGCCTTACCGGGATGTGTTGAAGATCACGGATGACCGAATTAATCCGGTAGCGCGGAGGTTGACATGACAGTGTCTTTTTCCGAGCAGAATTGGTTCATCCATGTAGTCCGCCGCGTGATACTGTGGATGTTTGTATTGCTGAAGAAGAAGGATTTCAAGTTTTCAATCAAAATAAGAAAAATCAATTTCAAAACCTCAAAATCCTTGACACGCATGTACATTTCTATATATTAAAACTCATCGGTTCTGTAGCAGGCATTATCCTCTATAGTAGGCACTAAAGCTGGCGCACGATACCCCTTCCTTTCGCGATTTGCGGATTTCGTTAGAGAGGAAGGGGTTATCTATTTCACCCTTTGTATTTTTTGTAACTGGCATCAAGAGTTCTAAGTATCATCCTTTAGGGACTCGAATTCCTCTGTCGTTTGTTTCTATTTAGTGCCCGTGACATGGATTTATCAACCCTGATTACTCATGAATAAATATTCTAGAAAAACAAATGTGGAGAACACAAACTGGAGTTCGAACGCTAAAATGCGCTGAGGCTAAATTGATACGTGAATCACTTGCCCAAAT is a window from the Gimesia benthica genome containing:
- a CDS encoding ATP-binding protein, whose protein sequence is MPFKVTARTILQLGGELISSDGIAFYELIKNAFDAGSKRVLVDVVSRLPVETVESILDQISNVGETDSPDVQRRDKGRDVAAETLTRTKNLIRENAEPTAKGIVEWLGDVEATCDLDELASLLLDANSISFTDFGHGMSLEDLDTNYLTVGTPHRKLERLNSNKTILGEKGIGRLSTMRLGKHLWVRTASEADQYWNVLEINWDDFGDELGQLIEDVDVEPKKGEKIGAGEKRGTMIWISRLHENWSYSKLAEIANDDIARLLDPFISSRRISVTLKFNGQRVPVPRMNEILTERSHGILETQFELVERKNGTKDVRFSGHIDYLVSSATGEKLRDRRATFDYCYDDLCGLFSDLQALCEVTDEQELTDLLLTTTGIVTQDPNSISDEQVAALFDSQDQFKAISQEISNVFADFNRRRSDLNAIIEGIKLFPRVKVETFASKEALEGVDGLSVVFLDYDLKRGKKESQEVARDIYKSHRAFIVLMSDKPDVEQDEENFRRETKLLRGFFRYLPKHRLIDAETVYRTLLFVPDNSDVCHTIHELVDALETTLGGNIKELELSEIKEELVQGQAVRRFMNVLRTLPLQDYAILCELTLVDEGHPLGDYIRRLFGAYLVDQVFTTVAVAGSLKRLDQLRFTEFLPVASNPSDSLRELYAASLVEPITNAWGSHPWEKESAPGDVDE
- a CDS encoding FtsK/SpoIIIE domain-containing protein, with translation MTPAELIGDVFTRHLDSTIEYVNDEGTARLMIDHLSAHQTIEIATAVLNHNVLKHIVELKINKDFVGETDLPNEVLTTDPATYFRNYKCCQPILLVASTGDDEDQSLKELVRIGADELKSSPDLWIAAASAGLAISDDHKQWWEKAITGLFELRVVALERLAEFIVRTRQLINTEGLPIGTALGQALPALRFPKDSTFFDKISETTRTHKSAWNREFTRVYRKNACFLEKQTPSQLLLNEEDLAKSFEKVRDDIGEHLHPIIERFIAAPSGWNQESAALANCEWEDVRPLFDGLRRVKLNLGEETKQFYDELSPDLLSEEDNDYLDLLAKRKKLGESNEEDQAFYESHRNEIKDERKLRSAWDKFIYGQARECTDFVAGLAAGIESLFNQASEAKKRTLLIRCDSANKRDLRGLNIQAGEYFATRYAGLKSLLGSKVKWDVSKLFEFPDLIKEWRDNKKIKLNTSQAKKALQLKFFLEVETETSEGATDKSSTQLVWFYDPSSVSSEFVADWKRLVKHPLVRCQTGLDPISSKGIYQAVSLSDVRTFRPSYDRNKGSFVAAYNKKDDLQICWRDNLATVKSNGLVSDAVAADLEQKFDLFVDDYVKAIQGFTELGVTGEALIKQLRSYASLLTSIYTDAKGDSNRQLLLRPLLEIGSVAIDTDVATVVVAPWHPLRMAAIARKAQLVGEIIQRLLTEKQVEFGDQRLYFKELIRELEHPFYPEVVIGWIENEAHLLSVTDTVGDYSLHEPPVQQKKRIAATNENPAPAAARVIELLNQYVKLHPHERANLSLVLFNSDSSKLPQAVVNKIGTLHEDDEEVHCQIILRHTESKRLRHLYQEIIESADEDVDSYSPSEATQDFLARLRIGILVDQAAPPDPKDGCPYDVSFSQDVIARHAELDWCLEAYSPVPLDELIPPRWSRRRPAAKDDLKSIVYLCCPVQSKETWAFLTAVTTFKKGDWDGNPDARLLPVRQLDFSNSQTAQIFEETHNLANWVVNYDELLDRRQLQNQSVRIIRYKQSATQGRNLVISSKASSGLLKTMLKSRLRQLLLDLSDEDYDKLAEKLIDDANAISGDLALRAAKRGRSANELIGVVLSRYLIRHEFTGERYFGWYFLDDYAEWLGQREEQIADLMIVSPEESDDGLLISIVVSEAKFINDSSLASKKKESQKQLRDTVRRIYEALFGNPNRLDRELWLARLSDLVLDGVQFSAGQSPQVSVWRHAIRAGECKIMLRGYSHIFVHSSDFSDTNSFPLEQVENCYQEVFARKELRDLILTYWNDDNPTDVRNREFDFPPSDDDHKFLPPTSVKRKVDTISRRSSAGDISAHTPKNAPDKIEMPVRTNETLENNSSLEVTDNGIAETIVDPIDSSDGTIWAFSSLELVVNRHVEERQVTEADTEWLNQTVKQMKTGLQQFNLQAKLKSEAMTPNAALLKFEGSSHLTIDQVAKRQSEFMTTHGLNIISIQPEPGIVSIAIARPQREVVDLATIWKQWTHVKCDGNQNIAIAVQENDGSILFLDPSQKHAPHTLIAGSTGSGKSVLMQNILLGIAATNTPQQAEIVLIDPKQGVDYFQFEDLPHLGGGVIVNDQEAITRLQKLVVEMDSRYLRFKNARANNITSYNAKVDASDRMPTIWLIHDEFAEWMMVEEYKDAVSTTVQRLGVKARAAGIYLIFAAQRPDANVMPMQLRANLGNRLILRVDSDGTSEIALGVKGAEKLLGKGHLLAKLEGESSLIYAQVPLASDDFSNAIIEATIKR